In the genome of Diaphorobacter sp. HDW4A, the window CTGGGGTCGCTGGACGCGTTGGAGGACATAGGCGCGAAGTGTGTGGCCGGGACTGCGGAGAGTCTGCCAGACAAAGGCGCGAAACCGAGGTACTTGGCGGTACTTCGCAAGCCCGGGCGCTTCCTGCCACAATGGGCATCCAATACAGGCAGCGGCCTGTTTGTGCTTTTTTCGACCTTTCGTCATGACATCATCCAGCCCCACCACCTCCGGCAACCTCTGGCCTTCGCGGCAATGGGCCGAGGTGAGCACGCACGATTTCGCCGCCGCGCAAACGAATGGTCTGGCCGCGCAGACCATCGCCGTGCTGCCGGTTGCGGCGGTGGAGCAGCATGGCCCGCATCTGCCGCTCAGCGTCGATGCAACGCTGCTCGAAGGCGTGATCGCCGCCGCGCTGCCGCAGATCGCCGCGCAGATTCCGGTGCTGTTTCTACCGCCGCAGAACATCGGCTTCAGCACCGAGCACACCAGTTACCCGGGCACGCTCACGCTCTCGCCCGCCACCCTGATCGCGCTGTGGACCGAGCTCGGAGCCTGCGTGGCACGCGCCGGCATCCGCAAGCTCCTGCTGCTCAACGGCCATGGTGGCCAGGTCAGCGTGATGGACATCGTCGCACGTGAGCTGCGCATGCAGCATGGCCTGATGGTCTACAGCAGCAGCTGGTTCAGCCTGCCGCTGCCCGACGAGGTGAATGCGCAGTTCAGCGCGCACGAGCACCGCTTCGGCATTCATGCGGGGCAGATCGAGACCTCGATGATGCTGCACCTCGCGCCCGATACGGTGCACATGGAGCGTGCAGAGAATTGGCACTCCACCTCGCAGGACCGATCCGAACAATTCGCGATTCTCGGCAATGGCCGCAGCGCCAAGATGGGCTGGGCCATTGAGGACTACAACGCGAGCGGCGCGGTGGGCGATGCTGCCGCAGCCAGCGCCGACAAGGGCGCGCGCGTGGTGCAGGCCGCCGGTGCATCGCTTGCGCGATTGCTCGAGGAACTGCATGCGCTTCAGTCTCCCGTGCCCCTCTGATATCCGTTGATTTTCCATTCTTGCTTTTCAGACCATGAGCCTCACCGTCGACATTCCCGTCTATCCCGCCGAGCCCGAGCACATGATCTTCGGCTTGCCCATGGCCATGGCGCGCGCCTTCGCATTGAAGGGCGAGGCCATCGGCAACGACCGTGCGCGCGTGCGCATGCCGTATCAGGAGCAGTTCACCAACAGCCGTGGCGACATGCATGGCGGCGCCATCGCGACGCTGCTCGACGTGGGGCTGTCAGCCGCTGCGCGCGCACATGATCCTGGGCGCTATGGCGTGATCACGGTGGACCTGACGATCCACTACATCGCGCCCGCCGCGGGTGACGTGATCTGCACCGCGATCTGCGAGAAACGCGGGCGCAGCCTGAGCTTTGTGCGCGGCGAGATTTCCAACGACGCGGGCGAGCTGCTCGGTATGGCGACCGGCACGT includes:
- a CDS encoding creatininase family protein; the encoded protein is MTSSSPTTSGNLWPSRQWAEVSTHDFAAAQTNGLAAQTIAVLPVAAVEQHGPHLPLSVDATLLEGVIAAALPQIAAQIPVLFLPPQNIGFSTEHTSYPGTLTLSPATLIALWTELGACVARAGIRKLLLLNGHGGQVSVMDIVARELRMQHGLMVYSSSWFSLPLPDEVNAQFSAHEHRFGIHAGQIETSMMLHLAPDTVHMERAENWHSTSQDRSEQFAILGNGRSAKMGWAIEDYNASGAVGDAAAASADKGARVVQAAGASLARLLEELHALQSPVPL
- a CDS encoding PaaI family thioesterase, whose amino-acid sequence is MSLTVDIPVYPAEPEHMIFGLPMAMARAFALKGEAIGNDRARVRMPYQEQFTNSRGDMHGGAIATLLDVGLSAAARAHDPGRYGVITVDLTIHYIAPAAGDVICTAICEKRGRSLSFVRGEISNDAGELLGMATGTFKLVDRNPG